tattcCATCCAAACTATTTGCGCTCCACTCTTAAAAGTCaatcttctctctcaaattctcaTATTCACgccgcctccacctccaccctcCACTCGCCGCCACCTCTTCCTGGCGCCTCTTCACCGTCTCTGCATCCACCCTTTACCACCTCCGCTTCCCCTATTTGCCGTTCTTTCCAATTCTGATCTCCAGCAACCTCTCCTCAATCCTATCAACGCGTAATAATCCGCATTTCCGTTCTCTCCTCCGACGAGCCTCTGCTTCAGCTGCTGGATTTTAGCCGCCAACGAGCACAATTTCCTCTGAATTTATATGTACTGAACCTTATGCCGCTTCCAAGCAGGCCCTAGCAATTTTCGGTCACGCAAAATAGAATTGTACAATAATTTCAAATGCTCCAGATCGTGGAGGCTATCCGGCAAGCACCTTATCGATTCGACAATGCTGCTCTAATGGCCAGCGCCTCGATGCAAGACGTGTCCAGCGCTAGGGCTCTGTTGCAATCGGCGATGGCCTCTGCGATTCGTCCGTCCGATCGGAAGGCCGAGGCGCGGTGGGCTTAGCACTCTGACAGAAACCCCTCCAGCGCGCCTCGGCGCCCATCAAGGATTTTCGTGAAGTGTCTAACGGCTTCGGAGTAGAGTCCTGCGTCGACACCATCAATTTTTGATGCAATAAATTAACCACTAGGTTTCCAAAATTTATGTATGCGTGAGTAAAATATATACACATAtcaatttcaattcaaatttTGTTTACTATGTATCAACTGTACACAACACCTTCTATTCTATATCATTGGTATGAAGTGCCTTAAAAATATGACTCTAATTTGTGATCGTTGAATTTTAAAGGAACAAATGGTGCATTCTACATTATTGATTAATTTCATGGATAATTAAGCCTAAATATCATATGGAGGTCAACTCAACAGAATTAATCAATTTAATACCCATTTGTTGCAATTTAAATGAGCAATTATGTAGGGTCTGAAGTATTTAATTAAGACACTTGTGGTAGGCTCTAAATGCAAGTTCAGAGCTAGGAACCTCATTTTGTTGCCTTGTCAATTGAGAAAACTAGATTTGgtaattcaaaaataaagatttattttatttttaatctttttttgtGGTACATAATAAGGTCAGCTTCGACCCAACAATTGATGACCTAGCTAGCTAGGATTGAGGTGTAGTTCTGAATCTTCTACATCGAAGTGGGAATCATAAAATAAGCATATTTATCTCCTAAATTATATGGATTTTGCATAATTTGTCCATTTTCCGTGAATTActaaaactaaataaaatataaatcccaCTACAAAAGTAGGAATCCAGAACATATAGATAGTAGGCCTTTTATGCGGGCCCTACATCATTTGCTTGGGTCTCAAACAGTTGCAATTGTATAAATAGTGGGCTTTTTATTGGCTTTCTCACTCTCAAGATTCAAAATTTTTGAGGCCCAAAATATGGCCCAAATACTATCCAACCGTAATACTGTTTAGAGAAAGTAATCTAAAACCCAATTAAACAAATAGCCCAATTTCGAAGAAGTATTTTGCCAAGAATATGTAACAAGcgttgaattttaattttaatctaTAGACTATAATATTCATTATACTCTCACATCAACATCActattactatatttttctTACCCAATTATGTAAGATATGGGGTTGAGATATTaggtatttttaattttatttttcattgacTATAGGAAAATGATGTATGTTGAATACCAAACAGCATTTTTTATGTAGTAGCGGCCTGGGTCTCTTGCATATGTAATGTAATCattgaaaaaaacaaaaaatatttcgACGAGTCAAACTAATGTAGTACTAATAATCAAGATATGTAATcaaattttcaaaagaaaattgGGGTTTTTTTCCCTGATGTGTTTAACAATTATTAtcagatgaaaattggagtaaAACAGAACTATCACTTCATATTTCAGTGCCGATATTCACTTCTAGAAAAAACTAATCATTAACAAGATAATTATGGAGTAGTACATATTGGTACTGatgtaatattttaatgaattcACTAATTCAATTTTTATGTATAATTAATCTCTTGTAGATTCTTATTCTTAGCCCTTAGGAATATAGAAAGagagaatttttattttcaccACAATTAATCGTCTATTAACATAATATTTGGAGCCAACAACTACGAATATACAGTACTCTCAAATAATTCACATGATTGACTtggtcaaatttcaaattttcaactcTCACGTCTACTAATGGTCCTTGAGTTCAATCTCATACTAcaatatttaaattacactGTAAAGTATATTCTGAAGTAGAATATTATGCTTCagaatataattatttcaaCCTAATTAAAATCGTACTTACATTAATGAAATCTCTCTGCAGTCAATTGGAATTACTCATTCATCCATTCCAGTCTAAGTCCTCCAATATTCAAACAAATCCACATTTGAATTCTTCGTTTTTCTGCGCATGGACAAATCTTTGACTATTTCAATGAATATCTGAGTATTGTGagctttttttatttattaatcaaGAAAATATTCAAAAGCGTAGCTATAATACTAAAAAAGTTGGAACAATTGGCGGATATTTTCTACTAATATTTTCAGATTcagtttaattttttaatgttgATCTTAGTAGATTTATGATAGTAGTATTTATCTCAGTTTAAAAACATGTCGATATCAATGTGAATGTTGAACTAATTAAGTTTGGGAAATACAGTATAAATTACAATAATGGGTTTTGATTTTTCTCACTATCGTCAACGTAAGTCGAACTTCCAAGTCTATATATGATTAGTTAATTACAATAAGAAACTTCTCTTTAATAGAAAATTATTCATTTTGACGCTTGCTAATCATGATGTGTACATTTATGTAGAAAATGCATGATAAAGGACAATAAAAATCTTCAATATGCATAAAAAACTTCAGTATCATCATTACCAAAAAGAAAGCGATATTCTTGATTGTCTTTGAAATACATTAGTAGTCCTATAAATTTTACAAATCATCAAAAATTTTATCCCAAATTTTCAATAattgtatatatacttatatttgACCAACCCTTGTGACATGATTAATAGTAGTACATGAAAGTTGAAAGCAATCGAAACTTTAGTTGCTAAAATGATTAGCCTTCTCAATAATATTCGTATGATATTATATGACTTAGGATGCTTTAATAGGACCACACACACTCATTCTTCACTCTTGTACTTATATAAATGACGGTTCCAGAAATTGATTAGTGtattttttgataaattaaaaataaatataatatttaaaaaattgtcACATACACAACAAACACTAGTTATCAAAACACATTAACTAGCCTTCCCCAAACATACCGAATTCTGTTTCATTAAATGCATTACCACATTTCAACCAGTCACAATTCAAATAGACAACATTTAtacataaaaatttcataattcaGTGACATATTCTTTGTGTGCAGGGGTCAACGGAATCTGAATTTAATGGAGTTTTTCGGTCCGAATCATATAAATGCAGTGCTAATTAATTCATTCCATCAAAAAcgatcacttttttttttcttcacaattttgaatttcttttcAGACGCAATGGGAGGTTGAGAGAGGTCGATTATGGGGTGTGTTCACGGAAAAGGAGCCGCCAGCCATAGTAGTAACACTCGCCAGAATCGGAAAAGCAATAAACGGCGGGAGGAGCTGACGATTGAAGAGGCTCCCGCTGCCGCTGACAGACCGGTGGTGGTGCCGGAATTCAGGCTGAGAATAGGCGCGGACGCCGCCGCAACGGAAGCATGGCCGCCGTggctcgtcgccgtcgccggagaCGAGATCAAGGGTTGGAAACCGCGGCTGGCTAACACCTTCGACAAAATTGCTAAGGTATTAATTTGTTAGTTTTGATCAGTTACTACTTCTCTGTATTGTTGTATTCCTCTGTTTTTGAAGTCACCTTTTGCTCATTGTAAAGGTACCACTTTCTATACGTTAGGTACAACCAATACAGAGATTCTAGGCATGGTTGAAGCGTTGTTAATGGAAAAtgagaaaattaattataaatagatagagactaattttggtggacgatACTATTTTTTAGGCTGTACTAGTCATTGTGTTTTTAACTAGAGTTGAATTTTGAGCAAATTGTGGGATTGGGGAATAATGTTGCACAGATTGGGCAAGGAGCGTATAGCAATGTGTATAAAGCTAGGGATTTGGTGACGGGGAAGGTGGTGGCGCTGAAGAAAGTGAGGTTCGATAACTTTGACCCGGAGGCTCTGAGGTTCATGGCAAGGGAGATACTCGTGTTGAGACGGCTAAACCATCCGAACGTTATCAAGCTCGAAGGTCTTGTTATTTCGCGGATGTCTAGCAGCCTTTACCTCGTGTTTGAGTACATGGAGCATGATCTTGCTGGCCTTTCTGCTGCTCAATCTGCTAACTTCACCGAGGACCGGGTAAGTAAGTATGTCATATAGAACGAAATCATATCGGTTTTCACTTTTGTATTCGAGCAGTTTTATCTACTTGATGTGTGTGTTTGATCATTGCTTAGAGTGTTAAAGGCTTTTGATGTGGTACATGTGGCTCTTTCGCGTTATCTTTCTCgaattatgcaatttttttggAGGTTGCTGTTTGTAGGCAACTGATGATACATTTCTAATGAAGCTTAAGCTTATTGATCATCTGTTTTCGTCATGATCTGTTCTGTTGCGTTGGATGGATTCGTGTACTGCTCCGTGTTCTTATAGTCGTCATATGCTTCTCGATATGCAGGTCAAGTGCTATATGAAACAGCTGATCTCGGGTTTGGAGCATTGCCACAGCAATGGTGTCTTGCACCGTGACATGAAGTGCTCGAATCTGCTGATTGACAACCAAGGAATACTTAAAATAGCCGATTTTGGTCTTGCTTCTTTTTTCAATCCCGAGAGCAAGAAACCTATGACGAGTCGAGTAGTCACCCTATGGTATCGCCCTCCCGAACTGCTGCTAGGCGCCACTCACTATGGCGCTGGTGTCGATTTATGGAGTGTCGGCTGTGTTCTGGCAGAGCTTCTCGCTGGAAGGCCAATACTGCGCGGGCGAACAGAGGTAATTGGTGAATAGTCTTACTTGTTTAACGAAATGGATAGCTTTATAACGTCGATTTGTGGATGCTTTCTCGTACATTAGGTCGAGCAGCTCCACAAGATATTCAAGCTATGTGGCTCTCCTCCTGAGGAATTCTGGAAGAAATCGAGTCTGCCTGATACGACTCTCTATAAACCACAGCATCCGTATAAATGTTGCATAAGGGAGACGTTTAAGGATTTCCCGCTGTCGTCTCTTGCTCTGATAGAAACTCTTCTTGCAGTCGATCCTCGTACACGAGGCACTGCTGCTGCAGCGTTGAAGAGTAAGGTAAGCAGCCGTGCACGGTCCAATGAATAACCGTTGCTTCTGGTGATGATTTTGAGTGTTTTTACGTGACCTTGATGTGCTGTTTTTGGCCAGTTTTTTACTACTGAACCATTTGCTTGTGAGCCATCAAGTTTACCTAAATTTCCTCCTACCAAAGAAATGGATTTGAAACTGCGAGATGAAGCAGCCAGAAGGAAACGCGGTATACGCAGAAAATCGAACATCACCGATGGACTTAGAAGAGCTCGTGCGCACAACAAGGCCATCCGTGCAAATCCGGTTCTAGAAGCCAACACACAACTCCAAACAAATTTAAGCGTATGTCACCAGTTTCTTCTTTCAATTTTACCAGTAACTAGACATTACACATGTGGGGACGATTCTACTGATAACTTTTTTAAAATGAGAACTTTGAGAATTGAAAATCGCATTTTTCTCTCATATCATAATAACTGATATAGTTCTGTGTTCTGACTTAAAGAAAAGTTTTGAACTGAACCATCTCCTTACACGTGATTGAGTATATGAATGATTAGATGATCAAACGATGCTTGTCTATATCGTGCAGAGGCTAAGAGTCGGGAGAGGGAGGAGCGAGAAGTTCCCACCACCACACCAAGATGGCGCAGTTGGCCACACAATGTCGTTTGCTGATGATGCTTCGTTCGCTTCCtcgatgaggaggaggaggaatggTGACAAAGAGCCTCACAGTGCACCTCCTCGTTGCTTCATCAACGCCTTATGTCAGTCCACTATTGTTTGCTCCGTGGACTTCAGGTTCGGTCGCAGATGAACGCTTTCGACATAGGTATAACTGTAACCATATCTTCAAGAATCAATGCTGCTTATCAAATGTAAAGGTCATATTTTTGTGTACAGTTATAGACGATGAGGTTTATACAGgaatttataatcaattttattaAGAGAAATAAGCAAATTTTGGTAGTTAGGGTTTTTTTTGGGTTTATTACTTGACTTCCATTTCGCAGTGTAcatttataatttcaaaacaaaataaaaaaataaacctTAGATATTAATATGCCAAAATAATTTGCTTTCGAGGTAGACTTACCTATTTAATATGGAGCGAAGATAATGGTTTGTGAATTCgcataattataataatactaATTAACCAATGGTcgaattaattaatactatatataGTAAGTTAACTGTGAGAAAATGGACTGCCCATTTGGGCTTAGCTAATTAAATCAGCTGGGCAGGTTTATTATTGGTGGCCCGTTTATATTAATTGATGGCCCAATCAGGGTCTGGCCATATTATTTATTGAACGGCCCGACGATGGCTGCAACGTAAGCCAACCCACGCGGATCATGGCGCTGAGCCATTGGATTTAGGGTGTGTTTCTTTGGTGCCTTATACACTCCCTACGCCTCCTCGGTTACTCAGCCCTTTCATTTTACTCTATTTCTCTATGTGATATTCTCTCCGCCCTCTCTCTAaaccattctctctctctctgaaatcTCCTCCGATCTTCTTCTCCGGTGACTCCTTTCTCTGTTTTAGTGAGGATCGAGTGTCATCTCTCAACATCTGTGTTGATCTGGAAAGTTGTGTGAGATTCGAACGGTTGAGTTCGTTTCTGGTTCTTTCTGGAGAGATCTTTGGTTGATTTCATAGATCCGTGGGTTTTGAGTGTTCTTGAGGCGTTAGGTTGTGATTGTGAGTCAGTGAACGTGTGGGGTGACTTTCGTGTTGTAGTAATCGGGTAACCCTAGCTCGGGGTCCGATTGGTTCACGATGCTCCTTTGTGACTTGTTGGATAAGATAGAGGAGGTCCTTGGCCCTGTGAAGTCGTGTGTGCGACCTGAGCCATTCTCTAATCTTTGAGTTCCAATATTTCGTTTCTTGTCTGATTTTGTTGCTTAGATCTGAAAGGATCCAATCTCTTGTATTACTAACTTGAGTTCAAGTTGTTCTTATTGAGGTTAGCCATCTCAGTGGTGATACAAAACAAAAAGAGGTcctggtaattagtgaatcttAAGTGATCTGATCCCTACATTAATAGTTCTAGATTAGAATATTGAAGCAGTAACGTTACCATTAGTAGATTATTAAACTATACATAGAcatgaaaattaatactagatgatataatttacaaacaacatatatacatacagatcacctatatatataggtagattaatgaaaaccctaatttagacTTCCATTTGAACCACTCTAATTATTGGCTCATGATCTAATATTACAACTTGGGTTACTACAACTGCAGCTTCTGGAATCTTCTGCTTACTGCTCATTTTCTCCGCATATTTGCACTTTACATACACTCCCATTTGAACCACTCCAAAACTGAACCCTACCACATTTGGaacctatacatatataaacatTAATATATTTGCAAATATAAACATTACTATAAATAGGTATGCATATGAGCTTACTGCAACGTTGTAATCATTGATTAGAAGCCCATAAAAAAACCACATGACGGCGCTAAGTGTAAGGAATAGTGAGAGAAGAAATGGCATGTATTCAACACTCTTGCTTTGTATCACCTTTTTCTGCAATTGCaaacattaattatttatacatcaaattaattaattaaatatattcagACTATTTATGTAAATATGCTGACCAGAATACACAATGGGGCAACGAACACACAAAGGGAGAAGACCAGGCAAATCCACCCAACCACCGGCGCACGCTGCGGCGGCTTCACCAGGTAAATAGTCAACGCGACGATGAATCCGAATCCACAAAGTATAAGGAGCACCAGCATCTTTAGGGTTTGTACCTGCATTTCAATTGTAAATATGACTCTACATAATAGGGCAAATTGTcagaaaaatcataaaattcagCCAATTCTGATCCATTcgactagaaaaaaaaatatgaagtttaACATTGTTCGCAATTGTCCCacaagatttgattttgatgaaaatcATATCTGATGCGATAGACGAAATTTGGGTTTTTATCTCCAACTGAAGAATTTCTATGTTTAGAATCTTCATCGGTTTAACAACACTCAACCACGTCATCAATTGGAGTCACTTATGAGCGACATCAATACATGCAAGAGACCTAAATATCTCAATATAGGATAACTGCGAATGATGTtaaacttcatgatttttttcCGGCCGATTATTAAAGTTGCCAGGAAAAGCAGAATGTGGccaaatttgatgatttttccgACAATTTTCCCACGATATATATCATTATTGGAGAattgaaacaaatggaaaaattaCCCTGGCCTTGTTCGGGGCGTAGAAGAGATAGAAGCAAACATAAATTGTCTCAATGAAACAGCCAAATGCATTTATGGTAAGGATAAGAGTGGCATTGGATGACTTGAGAAGTGCATAGAAAATCCAAAGCATTGAGCTAAACAATGCCACCACATAAGGGAGTGATTGATATCCTTCACTTGTTTTCTTCTTGTAAATTGAATAGAATGTTGTTCTGCAATTCACCATTGCTTAATATTAATTCAACATATATCTATCAACTAAcaattacaaaataataaaaatcaacTTACTATAATAAACTTACATTGGAGAAAGAAACACCATGAACGACACAATATTACCTGAAAATGACAAAAAGGGATTGATCGAAGTAATTAATCAATATCCACTTAATGAACCATGGATGATTTTCTTGGCTTTCCATTCTTATAACTTTCTTGGTTCATTACCCTAAATtgtagggagtattatataatcAAAGAGATAAAACacagttatatatatatatatatatatatatataccaagTAGTCCAAATGCTAAAGCCCATTGCCAAGAGAAACCTGCCATCATATATATCTGTCTTGAAAATTATGATGCAAatctaaaaaagaaattttttgtAGCTATCTTATACATACATATGAATTATTTCAACACCTATTCATAAGCCTAGAAATTATACACAAGACACAAGTTCCCAAATTCTTGAAGCTTAGCCAAATGggattatttttatatataattgtaaaGTGAAGCGATTAAGTGATAATGACAACCAAATTCCTTgagatattagtataattttctATGTGTTAGGGGTTTATTAGTCATTTGGGCTGCAATTAATTAACCTTTGCaataatttatagaatttttttctGGTGCAATCAGAAAAAAGTGAATTAATAATTTGTCTCATCTGTCTCAGCAATTAATATCCAATctctatgaaataaaaataaaactctcAAAAGGGAGATGTCGTTTTGCTCTTGAATGATCACCTAGTGTAGTAGAAATGCTCCAAAATTAGggaaaaatcattttttaaaaataaaaaagaaaagaggggATGATATAGCTTATCTAGGATTGGTttgtttcataattaattattactacttGAATTTTCACAATTAAATGAGCTCTAATTTCGGATCGATAATTTAATGTCGAGAATAGCTAAACTTTTCGAAGGTTATTATGGAATATACTAGTATGTGTTTAGAAATGTGACTAGCTAAGCTACTTATAAATTAAGTTTTACTTTGGTTTTGTATCTCTATCATCTACTAC
This genomic interval from Salvia splendens isolate huo1 chromosome 13, SspV2, whole genome shotgun sequence contains the following:
- the LOC121760840 gene encoding bidirectional sugar transporter SWEET13-like encodes the protein MAGFSWQWALAFGLLGNIVSFMVFLSPITTFYSIYKKKTSEGYQSLPYVVALFSSMLWIFYALLKSSNATLILTINAFGCFIETIYVCFYLFYAPNKARVQTLKMLVLLILCGFGFIVALTIYLVKPPQRAPVVGWICLVFSLCVFVAPLCILKKVIQSKSVEYMPFLLSLFLTLSAVMWFFYGLLINDYNVAVPNVVGFSFGVVQMGVYVKCKYAEKMSSKQKIPEAAVVVTQVVILDHEPIIRVVQMEV
- the LOC121761079 gene encoding probable serine/threonine-protein kinase At1g54610 is translated as MGCVHGKGAASHSSNTRQNRKSNKRREELTIEEAPAAADRPVVVPEFRLRIGADAAATEAWPPWLVAVAGDEIKGWKPRLANTFDKIAKIGQGAYSNVYKARDLVTGKVVALKKVRFDNFDPEALRFMAREILVLRRLNHPNVIKLEGLVISRMSSSLYLVFEYMEHDLAGLSAAQSANFTEDRVKCYMKQLISGLEHCHSNGVLHRDMKCSNLLIDNQGILKIADFGLASFFNPESKKPMTSRVVTLWYRPPELLLGATHYGAGVDLWSVGCVLAELLAGRPILRGRTEVEQLHKIFKLCGSPPEEFWKKSSLPDTTLYKPQHPYKCCIRETFKDFPLSSLALIETLLAVDPRTRGTAAAALKSKFFTTEPFACEPSSLPKFPPTKEMDLKLRDEAARRKRGIRRKSNITDGLRRARAHNKAIRANPVLEANTQLQTNLSRLRVGRGRSEKFPPPHQDGAVGHTMSFADDASFASSMRRRRNGDKEPHSAPPRCFINALCQSTIVCSVDFRFGRR